From the Planktothrix serta PCC 8927 genome, one window contains:
- a CDS encoding type II toxin-antitoxin system HicB family antitoxin: protein MVLLLYIYEIFYNLSRDEVMQMDFYSVVLKKSAGYWVALCLENGIVAQGDNPEQSMSKLQEAIASFLLVCETEEKVDQSPISILELHEFLTIDEDNQSNSYELRKVYA from the coding sequence ATGGTATTATTGCTTTATATCTACGAAATATTTTATAATCTAAGTAGAGATGAGGTAATGCAAATGGATTTTTATAGCGTTGTTCTTAAAAAAAGTGCGGGCTATTGGGTCGCATTATGTTTAGAAAATGGGATTGTTGCTCAAGGCGATAATCCCGAACAATCCATGAGTAAACTTCAAGAAGCGATTGCATCTTTTTTATTAGTCTGTGAAACGGAAGAAAAAGTTGATCAATCTCCTATTTCCATTTTAGAACTCCATGAATTTTTAACCATTGATGAGGATAATCAATCAAATAGTTATGAATTAAGGAAGGTTTATGCCTAA
- a CDS encoding type II toxin-antitoxin system HicA family toxin: protein MPKNIPSLKPRELIKILEKGGCKFYREGKGDHCLYIRLIQENKRIVPIDIGAKEISPAYVLRIFRQFGFTDEEIDKLLK, encoded by the coding sequence ATGCCTAAAAATATCCCTTCATTAAAACCAAGAGAACTAATTAAAATTTTAGAAAAAGGTGGATGTAAATTTTATCGAGAAGGGAAAGGAGATCATTGTTTATATATTCGTCTAATTCAAGAAAATAAACGAATTGTTCCCATTGATATCGGTGCGAAAGAAATATCACCTGCTTATGTGTTAAGGATTTTTCGGCAATTTGGCTTTACTGATGAAGAAATCGATAAACTGTTAAAATAA